A window of Vigna unguiculata cultivar IT97K-499-35 chromosome 4, ASM411807v1, whole genome shotgun sequence contains these coding sequences:
- the LOC114181247 gene encoding S-type anion channel SLAH2: protein MENTINIEIVEQGSPEVPSLIKYISSSEVAGFDTSDFQFPSPSSKGSEATSQGTQHDAPVVINHQRKYSISMPLSSEEVELPPLDAKTDGIPISSSQSATATSNHPQQSKCYSQPMPKGFHVLPEAANGDKVNNNPGIKAFKDKRFDSFKTWSGTLERQLSILRGKSPRATAQDGNNTPRNIERPLPVDRYFDALEGPELETLRASEETVLPQDKKWPFLLRFPISCFGVCLGVSSQAILWKALATSPSTQFLHISLKVNLVLWIISIALVAIIFTTYLLKIILYFEAVRREYYHPIRVNFFFAPWIALLFLALGVPPSVTKNLHHALWYILMVPIFCLEIKIYGQWMSGGQRRLSKVANPSNHLSIVGNFVGALLGASMGLKEGPIFFFAIGLAHYIVLFVTLYQRLPTNETLPKELHPVFFLFVAAPSVASMAWANIQGSFDYGSRIAYFIALFLYFSLAVRINFFRGFTFSLAWWAYTFPMTGAAIATIRYSNKVTNGVTKTMCVVLSLISTLIVVALLVSTILHAFVFKNLFPNDLAIAISDRRRKPQRKWLGLRYRSHESKEIENYLKFVNPDTTDLEASTTPPNGTEDSPSI from the exons ATGGAAAACACCATAAACATTGAAATTGTAGAACAAGGCTCCCCAGAAGTTCCATCTCTTATCAAGTATATATCATCAAGTGAAGTTGCTGGCTTTGATACTTCTGACTTTCAGTTTCCCAGCCCATCATCCAAA GGAAGTGAAGCAACCTCACAAGGAACACAACATGATGCACCTGTAGTCATCAATCATCAAAGGAAGTATTCTATCAGCATGCCACTTTCTTCTGAAGAAGTGGAGCTTCCACCACTGGATGCAAAAACAGATGGTATTCCTATTTCATCTTCTCAATCAGCAACTGCTACCTCTAACCATCCCCAGCAATCAAAATGTTACTCTCAACCAATGCCAAAAGGGTTCCATGTGCTCCCAGAAGCAGCTAATGGAGACAAGGTAAACAACAATCCTGGCATCAAAGCTTTCAAGGACAAGAGGTTTGACTCTTTCAAAACATGGTCTGGAACACTTGAGAGACAATTATCAATTCTCCGAGGAAAGTCACCCAGAGCAACTGCACAAGATGGTAACAACACCCCCAGGAACATTGAGAGGCCTTTACCTGTTGATCGGTATTTCGATGCCTTGGAAGGTCCAGAGTTAGAAACTCTCAGG GCTTCAGAAGAGACAGTGCTACCTCAGGACAAGAAATGGCCATTTCTTCTTCGGTTTCCTATTTCATGCTTTGGTGTCTGCCTTGGAGTTAGCAGCCAAGCAATTCTCTGGAAAGCACTTGCCACATCTCCATCAACTCAATTTCTTCACATAAGCCTCAAAGTCAACTTAGTCTTATGGATCATATCCATTGCTCTTGTTGCCATAATTTTCACCACCTATCTTCTCAAAATCATTCTCTACTTTGAAGCAGTTCGTCGTGAGTACTACCATCCAATCCGTGTCAACTTCTTCTTTGCACCGTGGATTGCTCTATTGTTCTTAGCTCTTGGGGTTCCCCCATCAGTGACCAAAAACTTGCACCATGCCCTTTGGTACATTCTAATGGTACCAATATTCTGTCTTGAAATTAAGATCTACGGACAGTGGATGTCAGGGGGTCAAAGGAGGCTCTCAAAGGTGGCCAATCCTTCGAATCATTTATCAATTGTTGGAAACTTTGTAGGGGCTTTACTAGGAGCATCTATGGGTCTTAAAGAAGgacctattttcttttttgctatTGGACTTGCTCACTACATAGTCCTTTTTGTAACTCTCTATCAGAGACTTCCCACAAATGAGACCCTCCCAAAAGAGCTGCACCCTGTGTTCTTTCTGTTTGTTGCAGCACCAAGTGTTGCTTCCATGGCATGGGCCAACATTCAGGGTTCTTTTGACTATGGATCACGGATTGCCTATTTCATTGCCCTCTTCCTTTATTTCTCACTG GCTGTCAGGATCAATTTCTTCAGAGGATTCAC ATTTTCGCTTGCATGGTGGGCCTATACTTTTCCAATGACTGGTGCAGCAATTGCAACAATAAGATACTCAAACAAGGTCACAAATGGGGTTACAAAGACAATGTGTGTGGTACTGAGTCTCATCTCCACACTGATAGTAGTGGCACTGCTTGTGTCAACTATATTGCATGCCTTTGTCTTCAAAAACCTGTTTCCCAATGACCTTGCCATTGCCATCAGTGACAGAAGGAGAAAGCCACAAAGGAAGTGGCTAGGTCTCAGATACAGAAGCCATGAGTCCAAAGAGATTGAAAATTACTTGAAGTTTGTGAACCCGGATACAACTGATTTAGAAGCTTCTACCACACCACCAAATGGCACAGAGGATTCACCATCTATCTGA